The Buchnera aphidicola (Cinara curtihirsuta) genome includes a region encoding these proteins:
- the grxD gene encoding Grx4 family monothiol glutaredoxin — MKDIFNKIEKQLQKNSIIIYMKGSPEHPSCGFSARAVRALSYCTSNFFYVDVLQNNDIRIALPKYSKWPTFPQLWINKRLIGGCDIILEMFRSGELLKLVQNCHDNIKPSI; from the coding sequence ATGAAAGACATTTTTAATAAAATAGAAAAACAGTTACAGAAAAATAGTATTATTATATATATGAAAGGGTCACCAGAGCATCCAAGTTGCGGTTTTTCAGCTCGAGCAGTACGAGCATTATCATATTGTACTTCTAATTTTTTTTACGTTGATGTTTTACAAAATAATGATATTCGTATAGCTCTACCCAAATATTCAAAATGGCCTACTTTTCCTCAGTTATGGATTAATAAACGTTTGATTGGAGGGTGTGATATTATTTTAGAAATGTTTCGTAGTGGAGAATTATTAAAATTAGTTCAAAACTGTCATGATAATATAAAACCTAGTATATAG
- a CDS encoding peroxiredoxin: MVLVSQQAPNFIAPAVLPNGQIINNFNLKEYSKGKKTILFFWPMDFTFVCPSELIAFNNLYNEFKNREVCIIGVSIDSVYVHNAWRNTLPDSGGIGLIKFPMISDIKRSIQKSYGIEHHELKIALRASFLIDNNNIIRHQSINDLPIGRNIKEIIRIIDALQVYEKFGEVCPANWTPGKDTIQATSKGINKYLSKNFHKI; encoded by the coding sequence ATGGTTTTAGTATCTCAACAAGCTCCTAATTTTATCGCGCCTGCTGTTTTACCAAACGGTCAAATAATTAATAATTTTAATCTCAAAGAATATTCAAAAGGAAAAAAAACTATTTTATTTTTTTGGCCTATGGATTTTACTTTTGTATGTCCGTCGGAATTAATAGCATTTAATAATTTATATAATGAATTTAAAAATAGAGAAGTATGTATTATAGGCGTATCTATTGATTCAGTATATGTACACAATGCATGGAGAAATACATTACCAGACTCAGGCGGAATTGGTTTAATAAAATTTCCTATGATATCAGATATAAAAAGAAGTATACAAAAATCATATGGTATAGAACATCACGAATTAAAAATAGCATTAAGAGCATCATTCTTAATAGATAATAATAATATTATTAGACATCAATCTATTAATGATCTTCCAATCGGGCGTAACATCAAAGAAATAATACGAATAATTGACGCACTTCAAGTTTATGAAAAATTTGGTGAAGTTTGTCCAGCAAACTGGACTCCGGGGAAAGATACAATTCAAGCAACATCAAAAGGAATAAATAAATATTTATCTAAAAATTTTCATAAAATATAA
- the ung gene encoding uracil-DNA glycosylase has protein sequence MEINKNISWSNLFSIEKKKKYFINLFNEIENIQKYTAVYPPKKMIFNAFLLTPLSNVKVVILGQDPYCHAGQAHGLSFSVPNKILTPPSLKNIFKELQNDFLFYKNKMFNCLEPWAKQGVLLLNSILTVSDSAPGSHRRIGWEIFTNQVIKFINHFCTGVVFLLWGSFSFSKYNLINQKKHFILKAPHPSPLSCFRGFFGCRHFSKTNKLLKYKKKQPINWFKNMIY, from the coding sequence ATGGAAATTAATAAGAATATTTCATGGTCTAATTTATTTTCTATAGAAAAAAAAAAAAAATATTTTATTAATTTATTTAATGAAATTGAAAATATACAAAAATATACTGCAGTTTATCCTCCCAAGAAAATGATTTTTAATGCCTTTTTACTTACACCCTTATCAAATGTTAAAGTTGTAATTTTAGGTCAAGATCCTTATTGTCATGCAGGTCAAGCTCATGGATTATCATTTTCTGTTCCTAATAAAATTTTAACTCCACCTTCTTTAAAAAATATTTTTAAAGAATTACAAAATGATTTTTTATTTTATAAAAATAAAATGTTTAATTGTTTGGAACCTTGGGCAAAACAAGGAGTTTTATTATTAAACTCAATATTAACTGTTTCAGATAGTGCTCCTGGTTCTCACAGGAGAATAGGATGGGAAATTTTTACTAATCAAGTAATTAAATTCATTAATCACTTTTGTACAGGGGTAGTATTTTTGCTGTGGGGGTCTTTTTCTTTTTCTAAATATAATCTTATTAATCAAAAAAAACATTTTATATTAAAAGCCCCGCATCCATCTCCATTATCATGTTTTCGAGGTTTTTTTGGATGCAGACATTTTTCAAAAACAAATAAATTATTAAAATATAAAAAAAAACAACCAATTAATTGGTTTAAAAATATGATATATTAA
- the grpE gene encoding nucleotide exchange factor GrpE codes for MQKKKIQDYKNKEIESNIKDKKQEKKTKKFKKIEEKISSLIKKKKDIELRYYADIDNIKKNNKQEITLIKNNQIKKFLKSIVPIINKIDKLIKISKNSNLTQNTIIEGIQLTKNIFEKNLKIWRIKKIDQVNVIFNPKIHKLKEKNIDNNLLNNATIKNIKKNGYIFKDQIINKATVKI; via the coding sequence ATGCAAAAAAAAAAAATTCAAGATTATAAAAATAAAGAAATAGAAAGCAATATTAAAGATAAAAAACAAGAAAAAAAAACAAAAAAATTTAAAAAAATAGAAGAAAAAATTTCTTCTTTAATAAAAAAAAAAAAAGATATAGAATTAAGATATTATGCTGATATAGATAATATAAAAAAAAACAATAAACAAGAAATTACTTTAATTAAAAATAATCAAATTAAAAAATTTTTAAAATCTATTGTTCCTATTATCAATAAAATTGATAAATTAATAAAAATATCTAAAAATTCAAATTTAACACAAAATACAATAATAGAAGGTATACAATTAACAAAAAATATATTTGAAAAGAATTTAAAAATATGGCGTATAAAAAAGATAGATCAAGTAAATGTGATATTTAATCCTAAAATACATAAGTTAAAAGAAAAAAATATAGATAATAATCTATTAAATAATGCAACTATTAAAAATATTAAAAAAAATGGATATATTTTTAAAGATCAAATTATTAATAAAGCAACCGTTAAAATATAA